A segment of the Prochlorococcus sp. RS04 genome:
ATGTTGCCAACTTCTGTTTCAAATAATGCAGTTGTCATGTTTTATTTATTTTGTAATTAATAAATATTTTAGTAGCTAAAGCAACTTTTCAAGGTTTTCCTTAATAGTGTTTATATCAATGCTATCTTTATTACTATTTTTGTCTTCCTCCCAATTTTCAACTTCTAGGTTTTTCTGGGGTGGTGAAATTAATAACCTATCTTCCGCGGTTTTAGGTACAAAATTTTTTTCTACTAATTTGCATTCATAATCTAATTTAATACAGAAATCTTTTATTTCCTCTATATTGATTA
Coding sequences within it:
- a CDS encoding DUF3110 domain-containing protein — its product is MNVFVLLYNSGTDKEGIHSIELKGRTIVLMFEDKDDATRYCGLLEAQDFPLPTVEIINIEEIKDFCIKLDYECKLVEKNFVPKTAEDRLLISPPQKNLEVENWEEDKNSNKDSIDINTIKENLEKLL